The following are from one region of the Alkalimarinus sediminis genome:
- a CDS encoding class I SAM-dependent rRNA methyltransferase, producing the protein MLRELILSAYNSRSKLIASLHNEGTNAYRLFHGTNEGVSGLTVDRYGELLLVQSFHQSIPESDLQLIKDVYSELLTYPYVFVYNDRSSANSRYSNRLPEHEKEEANRTFVFQELGVNYSVTARHKGQDPHLFLDFRAARRYVLANSQQRDVLNLFSYTCGMGVCAGVGGANHVVNVDFAASSLAIGAENARLNQLDDSTIEFVHSDFFTAARQMAGLPVAMRRGRQSHMPKYQKMQPRQFDLVVLDPPKWAKSPFGTVDLVRDYASVFKPALLCTQQGGTLLCANNVAQVDLNEWIDLLQRSAKKAGRPLKNIDVLTPESDFPSRDARFPLKMAVLEV; encoded by the coding sequence ATGTTACGAGAGTTAATCTTATCCGCTTATAACTCGCGGAGTAAATTAATAGCGAGTTTGCATAATGAAGGCACCAACGCCTATCGACTGTTTCACGGCACTAATGAAGGGGTTTCGGGTCTCACGGTTGATCGCTACGGTGAACTCCTGTTGGTTCAGTCCTTTCACCAATCCATACCTGAGTCTGATCTTCAGCTCATAAAAGATGTTTATTCCGAGCTTCTTACTTACCCTTATGTGTTTGTTTATAACGATCGAAGCTCTGCTAATTCAAGATATAGCAATCGCCTGCCTGAGCATGAAAAGGAAGAAGCCAACCGCACCTTTGTCTTTCAGGAGTTAGGGGTTAACTATAGCGTTACGGCGCGACATAAAGGGCAAGATCCTCATCTGTTTTTAGATTTTAGAGCTGCTCGCCGTTATGTGTTGGCTAACAGTCAGCAGCGGGATGTCTTGAATCTGTTTTCATATACCTGTGGCATGGGCGTTTGTGCCGGAGTTGGAGGAGCTAACCATGTAGTGAATGTCGATTTTGCCGCATCGAGTTTGGCAATAGGTGCTGAAAATGCGCGTTTGAACCAACTGGATGATAGCACTATCGAGTTTGTACACTCTGACTTTTTTACCGCAGCCAGGCAAATGGCTGGGTTACCCGTGGCCATGAGGCGAGGGCGACAGAGCCATATGCCAAAATACCAAAAGATGCAGCCCCGTCAATTTGACCTTGTGGTTCTTGACCCTCCTAAGTGGGCAAAAAGCCCTTTTGGTACGGTCGATTTGGTTAGAGACTATGCTAGTGTCTTTAAGCCCGCCCTGCTATGTACACAACAAGGCGGAACCTTGTTGTGTGCTAATAATGTTGCACAGGTCGACCTGAATGAGTGGATCGACTTACTGCAGCGATCGGCTAAAAAAGCGGGGCGACCACTTAAAAATATTGATGTACTGACACCTGAAAGTGACTTTCCATCAAGGGATGCTCGTTTCCCGCTGAAAATGGCCGTATTAGAGGTCTAA
- a CDS encoding monovalent cation:proton antiporter family protein → MEGVFLKVLILLAAAVVASTIFRRFRIPPILAYLCVGLFVGPSAFGIVKDLEAIRFLAEFGVVFLLFSLGLEFSLAKMMALRHTVFGLGGLQVLISCIVIFAIAMAVGVTVEEAIVIAGALSLSSTAVVSKELSSRNELHKPHGQLSIGILLFQDIAAVLFLIMVPAFAGSDHEAIFESIGLTLVKGVGLFALLLACGRWILPPLFNEVAKTHSEEVFVMAVLLVSLMAAALTHHFGLSMALGAFIAGMMLSETNYRHQIEADIRPFRDLLLGLFFISVGMALEINALITNWHWIILCSIALIIGKALLIFALTVVNKHSKRDAITTGLYLAQGGEFGFALFALAFKSGTVSESVSGILIPTIVVSIALTPWLISIAPYVSKKLFGEAKFVPKNDYKSQLNKASESLSDHAILCGFGRVGQSVSRFLNKESLPYIAVDIDPYRVNEAGIAGENIHYGDASRLDILKALGLERAKLLVISYKEIDVAKKILHTIREKGYTIPILVRTSDDSSLEDLLTSGATEIVPETMEASLMLVSHVLTMMGTPAEHVFDHIESARKQRYQILHGYYHGISSKIVDDKGKALEQLHAVLLTEDCYATGKTLGELGLEKAGDPVEVIKHSDGQESSPSPNLVLQAGDTVILHGSSEQIERAENLILAG, encoded by the coding sequence ATGGAAGGTGTTTTTTTAAAAGTGCTAATACTGCTGGCCGCAGCAGTCGTAGCTTCAACTATTTTTAGACGGTTTCGTATCCCCCCTATCTTGGCATATCTCTGTGTAGGTTTATTCGTTGGCCCTAGTGCGTTTGGTATCGTCAAAGACTTGGAAGCTATTCGGTTTCTAGCTGAATTTGGGGTCGTATTCTTACTGTTTTCATTAGGCTTAGAGTTTTCACTCGCTAAGATGATGGCACTGAGGCATACCGTTTTTGGTTTAGGCGGGCTACAGGTTCTAATCAGCTGCATTGTAATATTTGCCATCGCGATGGCGGTAGGTGTGACCGTTGAGGAAGCCATTGTTATTGCCGGCGCGCTATCACTCTCTTCAACTGCGGTGGTGAGCAAAGAACTTTCATCCCGCAACGAACTCCATAAACCTCACGGCCAACTATCCATTGGTATATTGCTGTTTCAAGATATTGCAGCGGTTTTATTCTTAATTATGGTACCGGCCTTTGCGGGCAGTGACCACGAAGCGATTTTTGAATCAATCGGCCTGACACTGGTAAAAGGTGTAGGTCTATTTGCATTGTTACTGGCCTGCGGTCGCTGGATTCTGCCACCGCTATTTAATGAAGTGGCTAAAACACACTCTGAAGAAGTGTTTGTCATGGCCGTTTTATTGGTCTCTTTAATGGCAGCAGCACTAACCCATCATTTTGGTTTATCTATGGCTCTCGGTGCTTTCATCGCCGGTATGATGCTAAGCGAAACAAACTATCGTCACCAGATAGAAGCCGATATCAGGCCATTCAGAGACCTGCTATTAGGCTTGTTTTTTATATCCGTCGGTATGGCGTTAGAGATAAATGCACTCATTACAAACTGGCACTGGATTATTCTCTGCAGTATCGCCCTAATTATTGGCAAGGCGCTTCTTATATTCGCCCTGACAGTCGTTAATAAGCACAGCAAGCGAGACGCCATCACAACGGGTCTATATCTCGCGCAAGGGGGTGAGTTCGGATTCGCTCTATTTGCGTTAGCGTTTAAGAGCGGCACCGTAAGCGAGTCGGTTAGTGGCATACTAATACCCACGATAGTGGTCTCTATCGCATTAACACCCTGGCTAATTAGCATTGCCCCTTATGTTTCAAAGAAATTGTTTGGGGAGGCCAAATTCGTTCCTAAAAACGACTACAAGTCCCAGCTTAATAAAGCCAGTGAGTCCTTAAGCGATCACGCAATACTCTGTGGATTTGGGCGCGTTGGTCAGTCTGTTTCAAGGTTTTTAAACAAAGAGAGTCTGCCCTATATCGCGGTGGACATTGACCCCTATAGAGTCAACGAAGCCGGTATAGCAGGCGAAAATATTCACTATGGCGATGCTTCAAGGCTCGATATATTAAAAGCATTAGGGTTGGAGCGAGCTAAACTTTTGGTTATCAGTTATAAAGAAATTGATGTAGCCAAAAAGATACTTCATACCATTCGTGAAAAAGGCTACACCATTCCGATTCTAGTTAGGACCAGTGATGACTCCTCTTTAGAAGATCTGTTAACCTCTGGTGCTACCGAGATCGTACCAGAAACAATGGAAGCAAGTCTGATGCTCGTCTCTCACGTACTGACCATGATGGGCACACCCGCAGAGCATGTATTCGATCATATCGAAAGCGCACGAAAACAGCGTTACCAGATTTTACATGGCTACTACCATGGTATCAGTTCCAAGATAGTCGATGATAAAGGTAAAGCTCTTGAACAACTGCATGCAGTATTGTTGACCGAAGACTGCTACGCCACGGGCAAAACGCTAGGTGAGCTCGGTTTAGAAAAAGCAGGAGACCCGGTAGAGGTGATTAAGCACTCTGACGGTCAAGAGTCGTCGCCCTCTCCAAATTTAGTATTACAAGCAGGCGATACTGTTATTCTTCACGGTAGTTCAGAGCAGATAGAACGAGCTGAGAACTTAATATTGGCAGGATAA
- a CDS encoding diguanylate cyclase: MTKKHSLPAIYLRLSLGLSTLIVLLVGAALITLNTQQHNEMVEQVSQGISAQLKSAMTQQVDSSVELADSVYHGATKALKAQLALKVRQAHQQASKILKHNPDLPLSRQKELIIDTLRAIRFNDGQGSIFIVDNEGKLQLPPAHPTISKTKSDASAADSSTATSAERQQFITNTLNQVKTQDELYIEGLTPALYSSDPFQTEPTISFYKMLEPLGWVIGTKASTDAFESTAKAQLIEILTKLQANKPIKLFIADENLMLLALPESVNSINETDLDKMLPENKQLVKNLIQLAKNNENRVVEARWLDQSTNSYTPILLYISLEPNWQWLIGSYVTLAEIEQEIGLNKSRLTEQVEEKLLEIAAILIIAYLIAVMIGLMFYRKIRWHFSLFIERLQSAANDNHPVSSDLISIQEFDTLAQTMNEQLNKRAKLQQDLEQLAQKDPLTDLFNRRRMDELISLEVARTKRNKRPFCLVLGDIDHFKSVNDNYGHEVGDQVISAVANILKTSLREQDSIARWGGEEFLIMLPDTAMEQAESVANKIRLLCENHTLSYEDKQVRFTLTFGIEEFDGSTDIKSAIAAADDALYEGKNNGRNIVVCNSR; the protein is encoded by the coding sequence ATGACGAAGAAACATAGTCTCCCCGCCATATACCTTCGCCTATCTCTAGGTTTGAGCACGCTCATCGTATTGTTAGTGGGGGCTGCTCTGATCACCCTCAATACTCAGCAGCATAACGAAATGGTTGAGCAGGTATCACAAGGCATATCCGCGCAATTAAAGTCTGCCATGACTCAACAGGTCGACAGCTCTGTAGAATTAGCTGATAGCGTTTATCATGGCGCAACTAAGGCACTTAAAGCACAGCTAGCATTGAAGGTCAGGCAAGCCCACCAACAAGCCAGCAAAATACTTAAACACAACCCAGATCTGCCACTTAGCCGCCAAAAAGAGCTGATAATTGATACGCTACGGGCCATTCGGTTTAACGATGGGCAGGGTTCTATCTTTATAGTCGATAACGAAGGCAAGTTACAACTCCCTCCGGCCCACCCAACGATTAGCAAAACCAAGAGTGATGCCTCAGCCGCAGACTCATCCACAGCGACTTCCGCTGAACGCCAGCAATTTATTACCAACACCCTCAACCAAGTAAAGACCCAAGACGAACTATATATCGAAGGCTTAACACCTGCGTTATACAGTAGCGACCCGTTTCAGACTGAACCAACCATTTCATTTTACAAGATGCTAGAACCCCTAGGTTGGGTCATCGGCACCAAAGCGTCAACAGATGCCTTTGAATCAACCGCTAAAGCACAGCTTATCGAAATACTCACCAAGCTACAGGCGAATAAGCCGATCAAGCTTTTTATTGCCGATGAGAATCTAATGCTTCTTGCCCTCCCTGAGTCCGTTAATTCCATCAACGAGACAGACTTAGATAAGATGCTGCCAGAAAATAAACAGCTGGTTAAAAATCTGATACAGCTCGCCAAGAACAATGAGAACAGAGTGGTTGAAGCTCGTTGGCTCGATCAGAGTACTAACAGTTACACCCCGATATTACTTTACATTAGTCTAGAGCCTAATTGGCAATGGCTCATTGGCTCTTATGTGACTTTGGCTGAGATCGAACAAGAGATAGGTCTTAATAAGTCACGCTTAACAGAACAAGTTGAAGAGAAGCTGTTAGAGATCGCAGCCATCTTAATCATTGCTTACCTTATTGCTGTTATGATCGGGCTCATGTTTTACCGAAAAATTAGATGGCACTTCAGTCTATTTATCGAACGTCTGCAAAGTGCGGCCAACGATAACCACCCGGTATCAAGCGATCTGATCTCTATACAAGAGTTTGACACACTCGCTCAGACCATGAACGAGCAGCTGAATAAGCGTGCAAAACTGCAACAGGATCTTGAACAGCTTGCACAAAAAGACCCTCTCACAGACCTGTTCAACCGCCGTAGAATGGATGAGCTAATCAGCTTAGAAGTAGCGCGCACAAAAAGAAACAAGCGACCATTCTGTTTGGTATTAGGCGACATAGACCACTTCAAAAGCGTTAATGACAACTATGGTCATGAAGTGGGTGATCAGGTTATCTCTGCAGTAGCTAATATCTTAAAAACCTCTCTTCGAGAGCAAGACTCGATTGCCCGCTGGGGAGGCGAGGAGTTTCTGATTATGTTGCCGGATACCGCAATGGAGCAAGCTGAGAGCGTCGCCAATAAAATCAGATTGCTCTGCGAAAACCACACTCTCAGCTATGAAGACAAGCAGGTTCGCTTTACGTTAACGTTTGGTATTGAGGAGTTCGATGGCTCCACGGACATTAAGAGCGCTATTGCCGCTGCCGATGATGCGCTTTATGAAGGGAAGAATAACGGTAGAAATATCGTGGTGTGCAATAGCCGTTAG
- the crp gene encoding cAMP-activated global transcriptional regulator CRP, with translation MATIIKPVESKTKHLDFFLSQCHRRRYPAKSTIIYAGDKSDSLFYIIKGSVTVIIEDDDGREMIMAYLNTGDFFGEMGLFDNMDSRSAWVKAKTECEVAEISYTKFREISNEDPRILYFIGEQMASRLRQTTRKVGDLAFLDVTGRVARTLLDLCKEPDAMTHPDGMQIKITRQEIGRIVGCSREMVGRVLKTLEDQGLVQVKGKTMVVFGTR, from the coding sequence ATGGCAACGATTATTAAACCGGTAGAAAGTAAAACAAAACACCTGGACTTTTTTCTGTCACAGTGCCACCGGCGTCGTTACCCAGCAAAAAGTACTATTATTTATGCAGGGGATAAAAGTGATTCCTTGTTTTACATAATCAAGGGGTCTGTGACGGTTATCATCGAAGATGATGACGGTCGCGAAATGATTATGGCGTACTTGAATACGGGCGACTTTTTCGGTGAGATGGGGCTGTTCGACAATATGGACTCCCGTAGCGCCTGGGTAAAAGCAAAAACAGAGTGTGAAGTAGCTGAAATCAGCTATACCAAGTTCCGTGAGATATCGAACGAAGACCCTCGCATCCTTTATTTTATTGGTGAGCAGATGGCATCCCGCTTGCGTCAGACTACTCGAAAGGTAGGAGACCTCGCATTTTTGGATGTTACTGGGCGTGTTGCTAGGACTCTACTCGACTTATGCAAAGAGCCTGATGCGATGACTCACCCTGATGGTATGCAGATTAAAATCACCCGCCAGGAGATAGGTCGCATTGTTGGCTGTTCCCGAGAGATGGTTGGCAGGGTATTAAAAACCCTCGAAGATCAAGGCTTGGTTCAAGTTAAAGGTAAAACCATGGTGGTGTTCGGCACCCGTTAA
- a CDS encoding OsmC family protein produces MNVKISWGGNAKFVGESGTGHKVTMDGPPDHGGQNLGPRPMEMLLLGLGGCTSFDVMSILKKSRQDVTDCVAEITAERADEVPSVFTKIHVHFIVKGNNLKENLVKRAVSLSAEKYCSASIMLEKAGVEITHDYIIEA; encoded by the coding sequence ATGAACGTAAAAATAAGCTGGGGCGGCAACGCCAAATTTGTAGGTGAGTCAGGAACAGGACATAAAGTTACTATGGATGGACCACCAGACCACGGTGGGCAAAACCTCGGCCCACGCCCCATGGAGATGCTACTACTAGGTTTAGGCGGTTGCACCTCGTTCGACGTAATGAGTATTCTCAAAAAATCACGCCAGGATGTCACTGACTGCGTAGCAGAAATAACAGCTGAACGAGCGGATGAAGTACCTAGCGTATTTACCAAGATTCATGTTCACTTTATTGTCAAAGGGAACAACCTAAAAGAGAACCTTGTGAAACGAGCTGTTTCACTATCGGCAGAGAAATACTGTTCTGCGTCTATTATGCTAGAAAAAGCAGGCGTAGAGATCACTCACGATTATATTATCGAGGCCTAA
- a CDS encoding VOC family protein encodes MTTQQPNTTPNRPKPTAGMRHVALFVTEFDKTERFYVDLLGMEVEWRPDNDNVYLCSGNDNLALHRAHKGQPTGPQRLDHIGFIIDDIDQVDAWYDFLNHHQVKILNKPKTHRDGARSFYCFDPDGTSVQLIYHPPISGS; translated from the coding sequence ATGACCACTCAACAACCTAATACAACTCCTAACCGACCAAAGCCAACGGCGGGCATGCGCCATGTCGCACTCTTTGTCACCGAGTTTGATAAAACCGAGCGATTTTATGTCGATCTACTGGGAATGGAAGTTGAGTGGCGACCCGATAACGACAACGTATACCTCTGCTCAGGCAATGATAACCTAGCCCTTCACCGAGCCCATAAAGGCCAACCTACAGGGCCTCAACGACTCGATCATATTGGTTTTATTATTGATGACATCGACCAGGTAGACGCTTGGTACGACTTTCTTAATCATCATCAGGTCAAAATATTGAACAAACCTAAAACCCATCGAGATGGCGCTAGAAGCTTTTATTGCTTTGACCCCGATGGCACATCTGTTCAGTTGATCTATCATCCTCCTATATCAGGCTCTTAA
- the speD gene encoding adenosylmethionine decarboxylase, which produces MDKKLKLHGFNNLTKSLSFNIYDICYTNSEQQRRDYIEYIDEMYNAERLTQILTDVVKIIGANILNIARQDYDPHGASVTLLIAEHEMPPEPSETTESPGPLPETVVAHLDKSHVTVHTYPESHPDNGISTFRVDIDVSTCGLISPLKALNYLIHSFDSDIVTVDYRVRGFTRDVDGTKHYIDHNISSIQNYLSEDTQNSYEMIDVNVYQENTFHTKMLLKQFDMNNYLFGDGTDAFTLDEQKDIEKRLKKEMQEIFYSRNMPDL; this is translated from the coding sequence ATGGACAAAAAACTCAAACTTCATGGCTTTAATAACTTAACCAAGTCGCTAAGTTTTAATATTTATGACATTTGCTATACCAATTCAGAGCAGCAACGTCGAGATTACATCGAATACATCGATGAGATGTATAACGCTGAGCGTTTAACGCAGATACTGACAGATGTCGTAAAGATTATTGGGGCCAATATCTTAAATATTGCACGCCAAGACTACGACCCGCATGGAGCGAGCGTTACGCTTTTGATCGCAGAACACGAAATGCCGCCAGAGCCATCTGAAACCACAGAGTCTCCAGGCCCACTACCTGAAACTGTGGTTGCTCACCTAGATAAGAGCCATGTAACCGTTCACACCTACCCTGAGAGCCACCCAGACAATGGCATTAGCACTTTCAGAGTCGATATTGATGTATCCACTTGCGGCCTCATATCGCCACTGAAAGCGTTGAACTACCTGATACACAGTTTCGATTCAGACATCGTAACCGTAGATTACCGAGTTCGCGGTTTTACTCGTGATGTTGATGGCACCAAACACTATATCGATCACAATATCAGCTCTATCCAAAACTATCTCAGTGAAGATACACAGAACTCATATGAGATGATTGATGTGAACGTCTATCAAGAAAACACCTTTCATACCAAAATGCTGCTAAAGCAGTTTGATATGAACAACTATCTTTTTGGTGATGGAACAGACGCCTTTACGCTAGATGAACAAAAAGATATTGAGAAACGCCTAAAGAAAGAGATGCAAGAGATATTCTACTCTCGCAATATGCCGGACCTGTAG
- a CDS encoding phosphoribulokinase, with amino-acid sequence MSAKYPIISVTGSSGAGTTTASNIFNRIFSDEGINAGMIQGDSFHKYTRTEMSRRAAKGHYGEWNHFSLDANHVDKLEALFQDYAATGTGQYRQYVHDDDYALIRQGCKPGTFTSWMDLPANTDMLFYEGLHGGILTDQVNIASHVDLLIGVVPIVNLEWIQKIHRDTQFRGYSKEAVVNTIVNRMDDYVRCIVPQFSNTHINFQRVPMVDTSNPFVVSDVPTDDESMVVIHFRQYSEVDFPYLLQMINGSFISRQDTLVIPGNKMPLAMDLIIRPRVKELMAHRVYG; translated from the coding sequence ATGTCAGCAAAATATCCAATCATCTCTGTTACCGGTTCTTCAGGGGCCGGAACGACGACAGCAAGCAATATATTTAATCGTATTTTTTCTGATGAAGGTATTAATGCAGGAATGATACAGGGTGATAGCTTTCATAAGTACACCCGAACCGAAATGTCTCGCCGCGCTGCAAAAGGCCACTATGGCGAATGGAACCATTTTTCATTAGATGCCAACCATGTTGATAAGTTAGAGGCACTATTTCAAGACTATGCCGCCACAGGTACAGGGCAGTATCGTCAATATGTGCATGACGATGACTATGCTCTTATTCGACAGGGGTGCAAGCCCGGCACGTTTACCTCTTGGATGGATCTACCCGCCAATACCGATATGCTGTTTTATGAAGGGTTGCATGGGGGGATCTTGACTGATCAAGTGAATATTGCCTCTCATGTAGACTTACTCATTGGTGTGGTGCCAATTGTTAACTTGGAGTGGATTCAGAAAATACATCGAGATACCCAGTTTAGGGGGTACTCAAAAGAGGCGGTGGTCAATACAATTGTTAACCGTATGGATGACTATGTGCGCTGTATCGTGCCTCAGTTCTCTAACACCCATATTAACTTTCAGCGGGTGCCAATGGTTGATACGTCTAATCCATTTGTAGTGAGCGATGTCCCGACTGATGATGAAAGCATGGTTGTCATTCATTTTCGCCAATATAGTGAGGTCGATTTTCCGTATCTTCTGCAAATGATCAATGGGTCTTTTATCTCACGACAAGATACACTTGTGATACCCGGAAATAAGATGCCTTTGGCAATGGATTTAATTATTAGGCCTCGAGTGAAAGAGTTGATGGCGCACAGGGTATATGGTTAG